ATATCGCAATATTCTTCATCTCCTCCCCGCCCCGTATTGTTGATGATGAAGTGATGCATCAAACTTAACAAAATAACTGACGAATGCAGTTCTGTAGAGTTTTGAGTGAGTTGCCGTTGCAAGGGCGGCGTTACCCGCCCATGGTACTCGAAATCCAAGCCCCCTTCTCTAACAATCTGTATTGCTCTGCCATGCCGTATCGTCAAACACGCCCTCCCAGCGTGCAACCACAACCGTAGCCAGACAGTTGCCAACCAGGTTGATGCTTGTTCGTGCCATATCCATGAACTCGTCCACGCCGAAGATCATAGCAACTGCAATCGGACCGTAGTGCTTTAGGTCTGGCGGCAGGAATGATGACAGTGTGGCAAGTAAGATCACAAGAGAGGCCCTTGGAACTGCAGCAACACCCTTGGATGTAATCATCAGTACAAGCATCATGCCCAGTTGTTCCATAAGGCCAAACGAGAAGCCTGGATGGGTAGTTGAAATTGCCTGCATGACAAAGACGCTGGCGATAGCCAGATAAAGAGTTGTTCCGTCCAGGTTAAAGCTGTAGCCGGCCGGCATCACAAAGCCAACAATTCTTTTGGGAACGCCGAAGGCTTCCATTCGTTCCATTGCCATTGGAAGTGCACTCTCACTTGAAGTAGTAACAAACGCAAGCATAAACGGTTCGCGGACTGCTCTAATAAAGGGTTTGAACGGTATTCTGGTAATTAGCATTACTGAGCCCAGAACGATCACCGTGAACACGACCAATGCAACGTAAAGAGATATAATGAGAATGCCAAGATGTCCTAAAATGTCCAGTCCCTGGTGTCCGATTGTAGCAGCCATAGCGGCACCAATACCAACCGGGGCGTACATCATAACGATATTAGTAAACTTAAACATTATCTGGGCAAGCCCTTCGCACCATTCTATAACAGGTTTTGCTACATCACCCGCCATTGCGGCAGCTGCACCGAAAATGATTGAGAATGCAACGATCTGGAGGACCTCGCCCCGGGCCATTGCATCGATGATACTCGTAGGGAAGATGTGCAGAATGGTCTCGACAAAGGTTTGCGGATGGTTCTGTGCAATCGAGCCAAGCGTACCAGGATCGCCTGCAAGCACTACACCTGTACCAGGCTGAATTACATTTACTGCAATGAGTCCAATAGCAAGAGCAAGCGTGGTAACAATCTCAAAATACAGTAACGATTTTAAGCCAAGCGTTCCCAGAGTTTTTACTGAGCCCCCTCCCGCAATGCCCACCACTACTGTTGCAAACACCAGTGGTGCAATAATAGCTTTTATAAGATGTAGAAAAATATCGCGCAGCCATCCAATGTTAATGCCAAACTCCGGCCAGAGTTGTCCAATTATTACTCCCAGGACAACACCCAGGAAGATCTGCAGTGTGAGCGACGTACGAATTTTATTCAACAAAGGGGCTCCGCCGAATGTAGGATGAAACCAGTATGCATAAAAGTATGCACTGCAAATGAATTCTGGAATACAGAACAGAACATTTTTCCGTAGTATGAAACGCTGTAACGATAGTAGCTTTGTGTAGTGGAACTCTTTACTCCGACCTTTAAAGCATACATTTCTGTGCGACTATTCCTGGCCATTGGGTGGCAGATACAGGCATTGGTAGTAAGCTGGACGGTGTGGGAGATAACACGTGACCCCCTGATGCTTGGAATGGTGGGGCTGGCCGAGGCAGTTCCGGCAATTGGCGCAGCATTACCTCTAGGTTATCTGGTTGATAAACTCGAGAAACGACGAGTCATTAAAACCGCTCTTGCTCTGATGATTATCAGTGCCATCTGTACCGGAGTACTGGTTCAGCCGCAAAGTATTGCATATATGGGTACAGAACACTCCACAACCCTGTTGCTTGCCTTTATCGTTGTAAATGGTTTTGCGCGCAGCTTGTACTCGCCGGCAATGTTTTCAACACTCAGCAAAACTGTTACTGTTGATGTACTGCCAAAGGCAACGGCAATATCAAGTACGGCCTGGCAAGCTGCAATGGTGCTCGGACCTCTGATAGGTGGGCTAGTGTATGGGCAGTTTGGTGTACTCACTGCCGCAGTACTCACCATTGTATCGATGTGTGTGGGTGGAATCAGTTCGTTGTGGCTTCCGGTTATACAACCGATACTATCAACAACCAAGGGCAGGTTATGGGATGATGTGATAACGGGGCTACAGTTTATCAGGAGTACGCACGTACTTTTTGCGGCTCTTGCATTAGACATGTTTGCCGTTTTGTTTGGTGGTGCTATCGCACTTCTGCCTGTGTTTGCCAAGGAGATACTACTGGTAGATGCATCAGGATTAGGTGTGTTAAGAGCAGCGCCCTCGGTGGGATCGGTACTTACCATGGTGTGGTTAAGTTTTCATCCCCCGGTTAACAAGTCGGGTAAGAAACTTTTGTTTGCCGTCACCGGATTTGGCATTGTAACGGTAGGCTTTGCACTAAGCACGAACTTCTACATTAGCATAGTTTTACTTGTCCTACTTGGGTTATTAGACGGCCTGAGTGTTGTAATTCGGCAGACGATACTGCAGTTGTTTACACCTGACGAGATGAGGGGCAGAGTGGCCGCCGTTAATACGATGTTTGTTTCTTCCTCGAACGAAATCGGAGCTCTGGAGAGTGGCGTTGCAGCCAAGCTGATGGGTGTAGTTCCAAGTGTAATCTTTGGCGGGGTGATGACGGTGCTCATCGTTGCAGGAACCGCATGGAAGGTACCAAAACTTAGTAAGCTTGAGCTTATCGGGAAAGACTAAATAGCTACAGCAGCTATGGCAGAATGATGAGCGGCGTTTTCCCCTGGTACACCAGTTCATTAATTACAAACGAGCGAAACAGCTTGTCGGACAGTAAACGTGAGCCCTTCTGAACAACCAGCAGTTCATCGATATCTGAGTTGATGACGTCACGAATTCTTGAAAATCGCTGACGCCCCTCGTATACTTCGAACGCCGTGGAGAACCTGTTCTTGTAGGCCTCTGCAAGCTCTGCGAGAATATCACGCGCACGTTGGGTGTCGTCGCCCGGCTTAGCCAGATGAAAAAACGTAACAACTGCCCGGGGATTAGAGATAAATGAAAAGAAGTTATCAAGTTCAATACGGTTAATTGGAAATGTATCGGATACTGCCACAAAAATCCTGTCCTGATTAAAAACGTCAACCCCGCCCGGTATAGCAGCAACAAGATTGCTGGTATTTTCGATAACCTGAACGGGCGATTTTGGATCGAGCAGTTGACGCAGAAAACCGGCATCCTCAAGTCCGGTAACCACAATACTGTCGTACGGTTGTTTAAGGGTACGATTTAGGATGTACCATAGTGGCTTGATGGGGGCCAGCAATTTTACTGTAACCCTGTGGTCAATGGAAGACGTTGCCAGCAGGTCCATCTTCTTTAGTGCTTCAGCCTTTGTGTGTCGGGTTATTGTTCGTCGGGTTTCAGGAGTGATAAAAATCGGATAGAACGGAGTAGGTTGGTGCATGAGTAAAACTTCTGCATCAGCTTCCAAACTCCAGCTACTAACATACCGCATCAGTGGCGCAGAGAACCTCGAGAAGTCAACAAGTACGATAAAACGTTTTTTCATTGCACCTGGCATTTAATGAATTGATACAGGGTTATACAGACATTCCGAGACTGCTCTGAAATCATCGGCAGTATCGGCAAGGACCATTAGCACGTCACCGACTTCAATTGTTGTTGATCCACCCGGACGAATATATTCATTATCCCGCTTTATCATGATAATGAACGCAGATTTGGGGAAGTTTAAATCAACAATTCGTTTATGCACAGAATAGAAATCAGGAAGGATTTCAAACTCACGAAGAGACGATTTAGGTATCTCGTTCAGCAACTTGTCCACGTCGGTGAACTTCCGCACTCTTTCCGGCAATGCAACACCCAGCCACCGTGCCACGAATGAGAGACTTGTTCCTTGTATCAGCACCGACGTCACTGAAATGAAGAAGACGATGTTGAAAATTGCGTTTGCCTTTTCGATACCGGCCAGCAGTGGGTATGTAGCGAAAACAATTGGAACAGCACCACGTAAGCCCACCCAGGCAATATATGCCCTACGCCGGAACTGCATTCTAAAAAACGCCAAGCTGATAAAGACACTTAACGGCCGGGCAACCACGATGAGAAAAATAGATATCAGAAGTCCGATGCCGATGTAGGGGACGATGTTGCTGGGGAAAACCAGTAAACCAAGAGTGAGGAACAGTACAATCTGCATTAGCCATGCCAGGCCATCGTACATTTTCAGGATTGCCTTTTTGTGGATTAAGTCCTGATTACCCAGATAAACTGCACTTACATAAATGGCAAGGAAACCATTTCCCCCAAGGAAATCAGTTGCTGAAAACGTAATAAACATTAGAGCAATTGCCAGAACAGGATACAACCCCTCGAATTCAAGTTTGATAGAGTTTATAATGTATTGGCTTGCTCTGCCGAATGCAAGACCCAGAATCCCACCAAGCAACATCTGTTGAATAAATAACGGAATAACTGATAGCAGGGTCTGGTCCTGATGAACCACCAGTGTCAGGAACACGATGGTCAGTACATACGCCATTGGATCATTACTTCCGCTTTCCAGCTCCAGTGTGGGTCGTAGGTTGGCTTTCAATCCCAGGCTGTTTGACCTGAGAATCGAGAATACCGCCGCCGCATCGGTTGACGACACAATCGACCCTAACAACAGACTCTCGTATATCGTAAAATCTGTTATTAGCCAAACAAACGTTCCCAGCGTAATGGCCGTTAGGAGTACACCCAGAACCGAGAGACTCATGCCCTGTTGCCAAATCGGTTTTACTGACCCCCAACTGGTATCAAGTCCGCCCGAGAAAAGAATAAAGTTCAGAGCCACTATACCAATAAACTGGGCAATTCTAGCATCGTTGAAGTTGATGCCGCCAATGCCATCAGAACCTGCCAGCATCCCAATTCCTAAAAAGACAATAAGAATCGGAACACCAAATCGTCCCGACGTTTTGCCAGCTATAACACTGGCAAGTAGCAGAATTGATCCGATTAACAGAATATTCTCGATTGATAAGTTCATGAGGAAGGTGGCTCAAAAAAACCTGAATATGTAACAGAGTAGTCGTTAATCCAAATAAAAAGTGATGGTGTGCTACAATAGTGTGTGAGGATCCGCACACAACGCATCTGTTGGAGTGCATGGGAAGCGTCCATTACCGGCATCAGTAAACAACAATTTCAACATACGGTCACTGTACGACACATTAGTGTTGTTGGAACAATTCGAGCACATATTAACTAGTTTTGTTCCATGTAAAGACATGTACAATCAGCAAAGCAATAATCATGAAGCACTTCCTACACTATGCAACTGCTATTTTTTTGCTTGGTATTCTGCTTGTGTCGTGCAATGGAACAACAACGGAACCAGACAGATCTGAACCCGATAAAAATACCTTTACCTACGATGTTGAATATGCTGATTCAGCTGTATTTGTTGACAGTGCGGGTGTATCAGAGTATCTAGTATCGTTTGATGAAGAAACTCAGACGTATGTGTTTAGAGCCAACATCCCAACACTCTCAGATATTAAACCAGGCAAGCAACTCCTGGTTTTTCGAAAGGGGCTTGGTGAGATTGTCACCGTTAACACCTCCGGGAATTCGGTCACTGCCACAACCAAACCCACAACGTTGGATAAGGTATTTAAGAATGCCATGATATCGTGGGACAGAACCATTCGTTTCAATAAGGAATTGGTTCCGCAGGTAGTTGATAGAAAAGGAATGTCGCACATCATGACCCCCGTTACTGCCGATAGTTTCGATCTTGAGCTGGAGATGGGCGAATACACGTACAAAATTTCCTGGAAAATGTTGGGTGATGATGCAAATGTTTACATCCACGTAGAAAAGAAAATATATGAGGCATTACGAGCACGCTACTCACTGGTAGGGAAGATCAACAAGTTCAGTACAAGTTCAGCTGTTACAATGCAGAACAGTCAGCTTACACAATACCGGGTGTCGAACCCTGACGTGAAGGGTAGTGTTACCATGTCGGTCAACTGTGCCGGTTCCGGAAATGAAGCTGTCAATCTTGAATTACCGATAACGCTGATTAAAGTGCCGATAACGGTTGGGCCGCTGATTGTGATGATGAACATCAAGGTTCAGGTTGTGGTAAACAGTGTTATCCCTCCTGACGGATCATCACTCATTGATGCGAGGTTTGATTATCATAGCTCTACTGGGTTTTCGTTCGAGGGCGGGCAGATCAAGGGTTTAGGTGCTGTTGGCACGTACAAGATGGAGAAGGGCAGTAATGCTCAAACGGGAGCATCGTCAGCGGTAGCAGCCAATTTTGGCCTGGGTTTCCCACGCCTTGAATTTTCCCTGTTCGACAACACCATCCTGGTACCTTGGGTGCAAACAGCCATGCTGCTCGGGGGTGACTTCGCTACCGGCGTAAACCCGTGTCAGCAGGCACGAGCTCAGTTTATCGGAGCTGCAGGTGCTGATTTTAGTGCTTTTGGTGTAACCCTGAAGAAAAACGTTACGCTCTGGAGTGTAGAAAAGGTACTGCTCAAGGCCGGAGTGTGTCCATAGGCCGGTCGCCTGAAAGCCGGCGTTCCCAGGGAAATCAACCCTGTTAGTTTGCTAAGGGGGGACTCTTGCCAGAGCCCCCTTTCTCTTTAAGCTTGCCATTGACAAAGAATTTTCATGTATCTTTGTAGTCTTTTTCTTAAAGTATACATCAAAAAACCATGTCAGACATCTCAAAAGTCCGCAATATTGGAATAAGTGCTCACATTGACTCAGGAAAAACAACCACCTCTGAGCGTATTCTATTCTATACAGGTAAGATTCATGCAATCCACGAGGTTCGTGGCAAGGACGGTGCCGGTGCCAAGATGGACTCGATGGAGTTGGAGAAAGAAAAGGGTATTACAATTCAGAGTGCCGCCACGTATGCAACGTGGGGTGACTACAATATCAACCTGATTGATACTCCAGGCCACGTTGACTTCACGGTGGAGGTTGAGCGTGCTCTACGTGTGCTAGACGGCGCCGTCTTGGTATTGTGTTCCGTAGCCGGAGTGCAGTCTCAGTCCATTACTGTAGACAGACAGATGAAGCGCTATAATGTGCCACGAGTTGCGTTTATTAATAAAGCTGACCGTTCGGGAGCAAATCCTGACAGGGTTTTATCGCAGCTTCGTGAAAAGTTGCAACATAACCCTGCATTCGTGTCATACCCGATTGGACTTGAAGATAAGCTCCAGGGCGTACTTGATTTAGTCACAATGGAGGCTGTGTATTTTGATGGTGAAAAAGGTGAGGTTATTAGCCGTAAGCCAATACCGGCCGAGCTGACAGAGAAAGCTACTGAGCTTCGCAGACGTTTGATAGAAGTAGCTGCTGACTTTGATGATGCATTGATGGAGAAGTTCCTCATGGACGAAGAGCCGAGTGTTGACGAGCTCCGTGCAGCTATCAGGAAGGGTACACTTTCGATGAAAATGACACCGGTATTCTGTGGCTCAGCCTATAAGAACAAGGGGGTTCAGGTTATGCTTGACGGAGTAACGCAGTTCCTGCCGGCACCATTTGACGTTGTGAATGAAGCTCTGGACCTTGATAATAACGAAGAGAAGATAGTTCTGGATAGCAATCCAACCAAGCCACTCGTGATGCTTGCATTTAAGTTGGAAGATGGTAAATATGGTCAGTTAACGTATATGCGTGTATACCAGGGGACTGTTCGCAAGGGCGACTTTATTCACAATATGTCCAACGGGAAGAAAATTAAGGTGTCACGTCTTGTACGGATGCACTCAAATGAAATGCATGATATCGAATCAGCGGAATGCGGTGACATCGTTGCACTGTTTGGCGTAGACTGCGCATCGGGTGATACATTTACCGATGGTACAGTTAACTACTCTATGACGTCGATGTTTGTACCCGAGCCTGTAATTGAGCTGGCAGTCAGCCCCAAGGACAAGTCAGGTCTTGCAAACTTCTCGAAGGCATTAAACAGGTTTACCAAGGAAGACCCAACCTTCCGTGTAATGCGTGACGAAGAGTCTGGCGAAACGATCATTAAAGGAATGGGTGAACTGCACCTGGACATTTACATTGAGCGCATTAAGCGTGAGTATAACACCGAAGTAATCGTGGGTCGTCCGAAGGTAGCCTTCCGCGAAGCAATCTCGCAGCAGGCTGAGTTTAACTATACGCATAAGAAGCAGACAGGGGGCTCGGGTCAGTTTGGTCGTGTGGCCGGTTACCTTGAACCGCTGCCGCTGGATGCCGTTGAAACATACGAATTTGTGGATGACATTGTTGGTGGTGTGATTCCCCGTGAATATATTCCCGCATGCGATAAGGGCTTCCGCGAAGCGATTCAGGAAGGTTCACTTATCGGGCAAAAAGTTGTTGGTGTTCGCGCTGTCATAAATGATGGAGCCACCCACGCAGTTGACTCTTCTGAGCAGGCCTTTAAAACAGCAGCTCTAATGGCCTTCCGTGAAGCATACGAAAAGGCAAGGCCGATTATTCTTGAACCGATTATGAAGCTCGAAGTAAGTACACCCGAAGAGTTTCAGGGAACAGTGATCGGTCAGGTAAACCAGCGACGTGGTGTTATAATGGGTACTGAAGCCGATGCAACGTATGTAACGATAGTTGCCGAAGTGCCTCTGTCAGAAATGTTCGGGTACTCAACAGATTTACGGTCGGTAACACAAGGCAAGGGCGAGTTCTCGATGGAATTCGCAAAATACCAGCAGGTTCCCCGTGCTATCCAGGATGAAATGGCCAAGGAGTACCAAAAGAAACGCGCAGAAGGTATTCGATAAAATGGATTAGTATTATAACAGAAGGCGATGTCGTGTAAACGGCATCGCCTTTTTGCGTTAAACAATCTGGAAATTGATTCCCGATCGGAAGGCTGCGCAGAACCTGCTCAGCTATTGTGCTTTTTACTGCAAAACAAACACAGGGTTGCGAAACTCTGATAATGTATGTAAGTTGCAGCGTAGCCTAGGTTATAGCGTAGTCTAAGTTGCAGCGTAGTGTTAATTACATGTACAATGGAGTCTCTTATGAAAGATTTGTACTCGTTTATTTGCTCTCTGCCTTTTCTTGTGCTGTTATTTATAACCCTGCATGGTACTACCATGCCCACTGTGGCGATGCCACCAGCGGCACCACCAAGCTGTGACTGCGGTGACTTGCCACCCTTCAATGAACAAACCAAGATTACAACGGTCTGTATTGATGGTGATACGTGTGAAGTTGCTATTACCTACAGACACTATGCAGCGGTACCAATGGAAGAAGATCCGTGTAATGATCATGTTTATATCAATTCACGAACGTGCTTTAAGAGGATATGCTTCTTAAATAATTGCCCACTTCCAATAGGCAAGGAGCAGAAAGTGATGGAAGGAGTATTCTATGCACTGAACCCACTTGGCGGTGATATTAATATGCTGGTAGGAGCGATCCCTTACTGTGATGAGGACGTGTACTGCTGGACGGTTACCATGCCACGCTGTGTACAATGGGAGGATAGCTGTTTGGTTCGCTGCCAGGATGCAGAGTGCTGTTCCAATTCGTGGAGAATTTGTATTAATAGATCTACGGGTGACCCTGAAGTATCCCCAACTGATCAGCCAGGTGCCTGCGATCCACCAACACAAATCTGCATACAGCCATGCATAACGATTGACTGTGAGTTCAACCCGAAAGTTATAGTCACGTATTGCCGTTAGAGAAATGCTGAAACACAGCACTCAGAAAGTGAAATCAATAACCAATCTACCATTTATACTTTCAAAAAGTATACGATATAGTATCGAAGCCATTTGATCTACGAACAACCACTTAGTGGACAACAGAAAACGAAAGTAAAAGCAGGAAGTAATGGAATATAGGTTGAAGAAACTCGTACGAGCTTTGTCAGTGATAATCGGAAAAATGAGTGCTATATCAAAATATTAACGGATTGAAGGGCGTACGAAATGAAAATGAACAGTGCCGCTTTTACACTTCTTGTATGCTTTGTATTTTCTGTATCGACGCTGGTCGGACAACGATGGACTTTATTGCCGCGCGTAACGTACGGAGCAAACAATCTCGAAGAGGTGGGTACATCTTGTACGAGTCGCGTAACCTACGACTCCGTACACCATGAATTTTGGGCAGGGCACGACTCTCGAATTATTGTATCAAGAGACAACGGGCTCTCGTGGTCCGAACCCTCTCAACCCTTTACACCGTCACCGTACAATCTAGGAGTTATTGTAGCAAGCGGAGCAGGGAGGATCATCGGATCGTGGGCGAATTCATATAAAAGGCGCTTGTTTTTCGAATTCGATCGCAGTAACGACTCCTGGGAATCGATTTATACCTCTTCCAGGAGTATTCCATACGCGGTAATTGACAGTGCTGCTTTTATCAATCTGTATACGGGATTATGTCCCTATAGCCATGCGAGAGATAGAATATGGCGACAAGCGAATCTTGATTCCCCTTACAGTTCCGACAACTATGATGTTGGCTACGATCCAAGTATCCTGCAGGCACATCCAACAATAATGTCAATCAAGAATGGGGGCAACTGGATTGAGTTCTCGACTGTAGATGGTAAAATTAGTACCTCCTTAATATCTCCAACGATCACCCATTACTGCTATTCGGCACAAAAAAATATCATTGTTGCAGGAATTAGAGTGCTTCAGTTTAGCCCAACGAAGTATGATGAAAAACGAAGAGTAGAGCGCTATAGTATTGGTGTTAGCAACGATAGTGGTAAAATATTTATTGGATATGATACAATCAGGTTTGTTAACAGTAAGAAGATTATAACTAACACAGAGGTCGACTCAACAGCCTTTATGTTATCCACTATTCGACTACATGGTAAGAGTATTACAGTCGTGTTAGCTGATGGCAGAGTGTTTTCTACTGATGACGGTGGGAAAACCTTTTGGTATCGTGGAGTTGGCGAATTCAGCACTAGTAAGACGGGAGCTATACATTATTCACGACAATCATATATCTCTACGATATCAGATAGCGTTGGTAATTTGTTCTACTCACGTAATGGGCAAATCTTTATGGTCCCAAAGGAGATTGAGCAGCCATTGATTCTTTTTGCGAAAGGTAAGATGATTAACAGTATTTCCGTTGGAAACGGTATGATGATTGCCACCGGATTTAACTATTTAGTGCGAAGTACAAATGGCGGCACCACATGGATTCTTACAGGTTCAATAACGACTCCAAAAGAACATGATGATTTCCTCCCGATACCACAAAAGTACATGATCTTTAATCGTATTGTCGCTCGTGACACGGATGACATTGCTGTGTTGAGTTTTACAAGAGGCATACAAGCAAGGTATCGTGGATACGAAGTTGGCTACGAACTTGATGGTTGGAAGAACTTAATATATGGGTCAAGAAAATTGACAAGATTCGGTGAGGATTATATGGATGAGCATAATTCTGATATCACAACGACAAGAAACTACGAAGTAGTAACATTCAATTCTGATTCAGTCCAAACACTAAACAGAGGTATCGTTCATTTTTTGTCGGACTCAATCTCGCCATTGATTTCCGGAGTCTCCCCCGAACCCTATTACCCTATTCGCTTTTATCAACAACACGAATCCGAAATCTTTTGCCAAATTAATGTTCTATGGCACTCTACTGATGGTGCTACGTGGCAGGAAATTGGGAAGGGGCTTCCGGCTGACAGCAATGGGCGTCAGGGTACGATAGCATCAATTCTGCGGCTGCGTGACGGTCGGCTGCTGTGCGGTATGAAAGGCTATACTGTGTTCACTCAGCGTGAGTTTGGTACAGATAACTACGATACGTCGTATGTTAAAGGCGGTCTATGGGTCTCATCGGATAACGGACAGAACTGGCAGGAGCTGTCTCACCCTGCAGTTACCGGCAGCAATGTATGGTTTCTTAAGCGCAAGGGCGACCTCAACGAACAACGACTGGCAACGGCAGTAGATGGAGGTACCGATACGCTGGTGGCGTCCGTCGGCACGGTTGAAACGAAACGGGTGCTCGATGAAATTCATGAAATTGGCCCTGACGGGAACCCACGTTTTACCGGATTCTACGATACGATATCAGTAACCACAATGCGTGATGCCCGCATTGTAACGAGCACCGACGGCGGAGCCTCCTGGAGGGTTACCTATAACGAGCCTAAAAGCCGGCCGGGCTTTAGTCCGCGCCGTGAGATCATCTCCCGCCGTGACGGCAGCCTGCTGGCAGCCACAGTCGAAAGCGGTGTGCTGTGGTCGCCAAATGGTTTGGTATGGACACCACTGGGCAACGATACACTTAATCAGACAGTAATATTGGATATAGATGTGGATACTAACGATGTTGTATATGCCGCAACAGATAAAGGTATATTCTACATCAACGACCGCCCCACATCAGTGGATGACGGCAAGCTGAATATCCCAAGCAAGAATGGCCGTTTCTTTAGCATGTGGACGTATCCGACTCCCGTCCGCACAAAGGTGCAAGTACGACTAAATAACGTTGAAGCTCTCAGCAATACCATTCGCAGCTTAAAGCTGTACAACATCTACGGAACAGAAATAGCAGACTTTAGTACTACGATACCACAGCAGACTACCGGCCGCGCCGAGTTTACCCTTAGCCTGCCTGCGGGACTTGCCTCAGGCGTCT
This is a stretch of genomic DNA from Ignavibacteria bacterium. It encodes these proteins:
- a CDS encoding cation:dicarboxylase symporter family transporter, with the protein product MRTSLTLQIFLGVVLGVIIGQLWPEFGINIGWLRDIFLHLIKAIIAPLVFATVVVGIAGGGSVKTLGTLGLKSLLYFEIVTTLALAIGLIAVNVIQPGTGVVLAGDPGTLGSIAQNHPQTFVETILHIFPTSIIDAMARGEVLQIVAFSIIFGAAAAMAGDVAKPVIEWCEGLAQIMFKFTNIVMMYAPVGIGAAMAATIGHQGLDILGHLGILIISLYVALVVFTVIVLGSVMLITRIPFKPFIRAVREPFMLAFVTTSSESALPMAMERMEAFGVPKRIVGFVMPAGYSFNLDGTTLYLAIASVFVMQAISTTHPGFSFGLMEQLGMMLVLMITSKGVAAVPRASLVILLATLSSFLPPDLKHYGPIAVAMIFGVDEFMDMARTSINLVGNCLATVVVARWEGVFDDTAWQSNTDC
- a CDS encoding MFS transporter; translated protein: MELFTPTFKAYISVRLFLAIGWQIQALVVSWTVWEITRDPLMLGMVGLAEAVPAIGAALPLGYLVDKLEKRRVIKTALALMIISAICTGVLVQPQSIAYMGTEHSTTLLLAFIVVNGFARSLYSPAMFSTLSKTVTVDVLPKATAISSTAWQAAMVLGPLIGGLVYGQFGVLTAAVLTIVSMCVGGISSLWLPVIQPILSTTKGRLWDDVITGLQFIRSTHVLFAALALDMFAVLFGGAIALLPVFAKEILLVDASGLGVLRAAPSVGSVLTMVWLSFHPPVNKSGKKLLFAVTGFGIVTVGFALSTNFYISIVLLVLLGLLDGLSVVIRQTILQLFTPDEMRGRVAAVNTMFVSSSNEIGALESGVAAKLMGVVPSVIFGGVMTVLIVAGTAWKVPKLSKLELIGKD
- a CDS encoding potassium/proton antiporter, whose translation is MNLSIENILLIGSILLLASVIAGKTSGRFGVPILIVFLGIGMLAGSDGIGGINFNDARIAQFIGIVALNFILFSGGLDTSWGSVKPIWQQGMSLSVLGVLLTAITLGTFVWLITDFTIYESLLLGSIVSSTDAAAVFSILRSNSLGLKANLRPTLELESGSNDPMAYVLTIVFLTLVVHQDQTLLSVIPLFIQQMLLGGILGLAFGRASQYIINSIKLEFEGLYPVLAIALMFITFSATDFLGGNGFLAIYVSAVYLGNQDLIHKKAILKMYDGLAWLMQIVLFLTLGLLVFPSNIVPYIGIGLLISIFLIVVARPLSVFISLAFFRMQFRRRAYIAWVGLRGAVPIVFATYPLLAGIEKANAIFNIVFFISVTSVLIQGTSLSFVARWLGVALPERVRKFTDVDKLLNEIPKSSLREFEILPDFYSVHKRIVDLNFPKSAFIIMIKRDNEYIRPGGSTTIEVGDVLMVLADTADDFRAVSECLYNPVSIH
- a CDS encoding elongation factor G; its protein translation is MSDISKVRNIGISAHIDSGKTTTSERILFYTGKIHAIHEVRGKDGAGAKMDSMELEKEKGITIQSAATYATWGDYNINLIDTPGHVDFTVEVERALRVLDGAVLVLCSVAGVQSQSITVDRQMKRYNVPRVAFINKADRSGANPDRVLSQLREKLQHNPAFVSYPIGLEDKLQGVLDLVTMEAVYFDGEKGEVISRKPIPAELTEKATELRRRLIEVAADFDDALMEKFLMDEEPSVDELRAAIRKGTLSMKMTPVFCGSAYKNKGVQVMLDGVTQFLPAPFDVVNEALDLDNNEEKIVLDSNPTKPLVMLAFKLEDGKYGQLTYMRVYQGTVRKGDFIHNMSNGKKIKVSRLVRMHSNEMHDIESAECGDIVALFGVDCASGDTFTDGTVNYSMTSMFVPEPVIELAVSPKDKSGLANFSKALNRFTKEDPTFRVMRDEESGETIIKGMGELHLDIYIERIKREYNTEVIVGRPKVAFREAISQQAEFNYTHKKQTGGSGQFGRVAGYLEPLPLDAVETYEFVDDIVGGVIPREYIPACDKGFREAIQEGSLIGQKVVGVRAVINDGATHAVDSSEQAFKTAALMAFREAYEKARPIILEPIMKLEVSTPEEFQGTVIGQVNQRRGVIMGTEADATYVTIVAEVPLSEMFGYSTDLRSVTQGKGEFSMEFAKYQQVPRAIQDEMAKEYQKKRAEGIR
- a CDS encoding T9SS type A sorting domain-containing protein; translated protein: MKMNSAAFTLLVCFVFSVSTLVGQRWTLLPRVTYGANNLEEVGTSCTSRVTYDSVHHEFWAGHDSRIIVSRDNGLSWSEPSQPFTPSPYNLGVIVASGAGRIIGSWANSYKRRLFFEFDRSNDSWESIYTSSRSIPYAVIDSAAFINLYTGLCPYSHARDRIWRQANLDSPYSSDNYDVGYDPSILQAHPTIMSIKNGGNWIEFSTVDGKISTSLISPTITHYCYSAQKNIIVAGIRVLQFSPTKYDEKRRVERYSIGVSNDSGKIFIGYDTIRFVNSKKIITNTEVDSTAFMLSTIRLHGKSITVVLADGRVFSTDDGGKTFWYRGVGEFSTSKTGAIHYSRQSYISTISDSVGNLFYSRNGQIFMVPKEIEQPLILFAKGKMINSISVGNGMMIATGFNYLVRSTNGGTTWILTGSITTPKEHDDFLPIPQKYMIFNRIVARDTDDIAVLSFTRGIQARYRGYEVGYELDGWKNLIYGSRKLTRFGEDYMDEHNSDITTTRNYEVVTFNSDSVQTLNRGIVHFLSDSISPLISGVSPEPYYPIRFYQQHESEIFCQINVLWHSTDGATWQEIGKGLPADSNGRQGTIASILRLRDGRLLCGMKGYTVFTQREFGTDNYDTSYVKGGLWVSSDNGQNWQELSHPAVTGSNVWFLKRKGDLNEQRLATAVDGGTDTLVASVGTVETKRVLDEIHEIGPDGNPRFTGFYDTISVTTMRDARIVTSTDGGASWRVTYNEPKSRPGFSPRREIISRRDGSLLAATVESGVLWSPNGLVWTPLGNDTLNQTVILDIDVDTNDVVYAATDKGIFYINDRPTSVDDGKLNIPSKNGRFFSMWTYPTPVRTKVQVRLNNVEALSNTIRSLKLYNIYGTEIADFSTTIPQQTTGRAEFTLSLPAGLASGVYLLALDTGAGIVSSKLFVAE